From the Candidatus Dadabacteria bacterium genome, the window CAGAGCCCTTGGCTTCCCGCGCCTCTGCGGCTCTCAGCAGGGCAAGGTAAATCCTCTCAAGCGCCGCCTCGCTGTCATGCATGCTTTTTTCCGAGAAATCGGCCGGGTTCTGGTAGTGGTGCGAGAGGAAGAAGAGCCTTATGGCCTCCGGGGACCATCTCTTTGTTGCCTCAGAAAGCGTGAAGAAGTTCCCCAGGGACTTTGACATCTTCTCCTTGTTTATTCTTATCAGGCCGTTATGAAGCCAGTACTTTGCAAACGGCTCTCCGGAGGCGGCCTCTGACTGGGCTATCTCGTTTTCGTGGTGCGGGAAGATGAGGTCTTTTCCCCCTCCGTGTATCTCGAAATTCGTTCCCAGATACTCCATGCTCATAACGGAGCACTCTATGTGCCATCCGGGCCTTCCGTCTCCCCACGGGCTTTTCCAGGCAGGCTCGCCGGGTTTTGATTCCTTCCAGAGCGCGAAATCAAGGGGGTCTTCCTTTTCCTCGTTTACGTCTATTCTCACGCCTTCAAGCATGTGATCAAGCGACCTGCAGGAGAGCTTTCCGTAGTCCGGGAATTTTCTTACGGAGAAAAAGACGTTGTTGCCCGAGCGGTAAGCGAAGCCCTTTTCCATTATCTTCTCTATGAGCGCTATTATCTGCTCCAGATGCTCGGTTACCCGGGGCTCGACGTCTGGAGTCTCAACCCCTATCGAAGCCATGTCCTCTCTGTATTCCTTTATGTACTTCTCGGATATCTCATCGCAGCTTACACCTTCCTGGTTTGAACGGGTTATTATCTTGTCGTCTATGTCGGTGTAGTTCCTCGCGAACAGCACGTCGTAGCCGGTGTATCTGAGAAATCTCTGTATCACGTCAAAAGATACCGCCGAGCGGGCGTGTCCCAGATGAGCGGAGTCATACACCGTGGGACCACAGACATACATACGGATTTTGTCTCCCTCAAAGGGAATGAGATCTTCTTTTTTCTGCGAAAGAGAATTGTAGATTTTTATTCTGGGAGGTTTTTTCTGCATGTTTTCGGGGAGATCGCAGCGGGGTTTCCCCATCCCTCGGTATTTTTGAAAGGAAAATTCTACGTATTCGTTTCTTAAATTCAAGAGACGAGTTGCTTTTGAGAAGTTTGAAACCGGCATTGTTCTGCACTCTCTTGAAGCTAAAACCTTTTTGCTTTTAGAGAACATCCGTTTGACATTATCGTAAGTTTTGTACATATATATGCACGATTAAGTGATGAAAATAATTGTATGGAAACTCGAACTGACCGGATCAGGCGCAGGCTGCAAAAAGATGGATGGTATCTGGCACGTCATGGTTCTGGTCACGATGTCTATAAACACCCTAGCATTCAAGGAATCATTACTTTGCCACGACACAGAAAAGTGTCTCCGGGTGTTGTCCGCTCCATAGCGAAGAAAGCAGGGTGGATGGACTGATAATATATTTGGATAGGATACGGTTATGGTTAGATATCCCGCGTTGATTGACGGAGAAAAAGGAGCCTACGGTGTTTCGTTTCCGGATATTCCCGGCGTTGTAGCAATGGGATCAACCGTGGACGAGGCGTTGTTAAACGCCGAAGAAGCACTTCGGGGCTACGTAATTGAGACGGAAAAAACCGGAGATGAGCTTATCTCTCCGAGTTTGATCGAAGAAGTTGAAACTCCTGCCGGCAGTGCGCTCGTTTCGATACCGCTTGTCCGTCTTTCAGGGCATAGCATACGTGCCAATTTTATGCTGGATGAGGGAGTTCTAGCTTATATTGACGGCGAAGCGCGCCGCCGTGGCATGACGCGGACTAAGTTTGTGGAGTGGATGACGCGGCGTATCGCCCAGATGGGTGGGTGATCTTTCAAAAATACAACACCAGAGGAATTTTGTAGAAGGTGAAAAATGCTATTGAAACTGATTTTTGTAGTTGCATTTTTGTTTTTCTCCCCGCATGTTGCGGGGGCAGGAAACGATTGCCCTGACGCAGGCAAAGACCTTTACGCTTGGTGGCAGTGCATGGAGAAAGCCCATAATGCGGCTTTACAGGCAAACCCTGACTCCTGCGGGCCGGGAATGGGGTTAGGGAAAACGTTAACAGAAAAAGCACTGAAGGCTAGGAACCTGAGAGTGTTAGGCTTTCAAAGAGAACTTCGAGAAGAGGGGATAGTTTACGATACAACATCCGAGACCGTTTCTCCAAGCGACCCTGATTACGAGGGCGGATATATTTCCCCCGAAAAATGGAACATTTTGCCGCTGGGGGACAAACAGGCAGTGGCAACAGTCTTGGCTATCTATCGAGACTGCCTTATGGCTTTCCCCAAAAGGGAGAAATGGAGTATGAACATAAAAATCTACGACGTTTATACCGGCAAGGAAATGGGGAGACTCTCCCCCGCCGGTTACAAGGACAAGTAAATGAGAATCTGGAACACGCAGGCCCGATCATACCGCTTTCTGGAAGCGATTCAGAAAGAGAACGAGCGGGGGGAGTACCCTGCGGGAATCGAAATTATACGCTTGGACGGAGAGTTCGATTCCAGGACGGGTGGACGCTCTAGGGTGCGGCGGTTCTACACGACTCTTTCCCTGCTTGAGAAGTACGGACTGGTGAAGGACGTATCCACCTACGGCGGAGTGAAGCGGTATGCGATCACCCGGGATATGTCCTTCCGACAGTGGCAAATATGCCTTCAGAACAGCCATATCCATTGAAAACAGAAGAATACGCGTACTCTACACCCTCGGACTCAGGCATTTTTACGAGAATTTCCTTTAGGAAGCGTACCAGACGAATACTACGATTATCTCGCGGACGGAATATCATTGGATGATCTTTACAGCAGATACCCCGAAAAATCCCTCGCTGCGGATAGTTCCACATGGAAATGTACCTTGGGTGAGGAATCGCCGGGCAATGTGAAAAAGAACCGGAACGTCTCTTTTTGGCTTTCGAAAATAAATTTCCGCCAAACCCTTGCCAAAGCAAAACCGTCCGTTAGTATGATGGCTCACCTTCATTTTTTTGTTTGAAGTTGTTTTGTTTTTCTTGTTCTTTTTAAATTGACAATTTCCGGTGGGTGAGTACTATACTCTACCCATTTTGATAACTTGATCTTTGAAAATTTAATAGCAGATGATAGCGGGCGAACTAGAGCAGTATCCGTAAATTCTTTTAAATTCTTATGAAGAGTTTGATCCTGGCTCAGAGCGAACGCTGGCGGCACGCCTAACACATGCAAGTCGAGCGAGAAAGTGACTTCGGTCGCGAGTAAAGCGGCGAACGGGTGAGTACAACGTGGATAATCTACCCTAGGGTCTGGGACAACCCCGAGAAATCGGGGCTAATACCGGATAAGACCACAGTATCCAAGGATACAGCGGTAAAAGATTTATCGCCTTTGGATGAGTCCACGCCCCATCAGGTAGTTGGTAAGGTAAAGGCTTACCAAGCCTAAGACGGGTAGCCGGCCTTAGCGGGTGAACGGCCACATGGGGACTGAGACACGGCCCTGACTCCTACGGGAGGCAGCAGTGGGGAATATTGGGCAATGGGCGAAAGCCTGACCCAGCGATGCCGCGTGAGGGATGAAGGCCTTCGGGTTGTAAACCTCTGTCAGGAGGGACGATGGGACACTTGTGTCTTGACGGTACCTCCAGAGGAAGCCCCGGCTAACTCCGTGCCAGCAGCCGCGGTAATACGGAGGGGGCAAGCGTTGCTCGGAATTACTGGGCGTAAAGGGTCCGCAGGCTGTCAGGCAAGTTGGTTGTGAAAGCTCAAGGCTTAACCTTGGAATTGCATCCAAAACTGCCTGACTAGAGTCCAAGAGAGGTTGGCGGAATTCCCGGTGTAGCGGTGAAATGCATAGATATCGGGAGGAACACCAGAGGCGAAGGCGGCCAACTGGCTTGGTACTGACGCTCAGGGACGAAAGCGTGGGTAGCAAACCGGATTAGATACCCGGGTAGTCCACGCCCTAAACGATGGATGCTAGGTAGGGGGAATTTAATTCTCCCTGCCGTAGTTAACGCATTAAGCATCCCGCCTGGGGAGTACGGTCGCAAGGCTGAAACTCAAAGGAATTGGCGGGGGCCCGCACAAGCGGTGGAGCACGTGGTTTAATTCGATGCTAAGCGAAAAACCTTACCAAGACTTGACATGTTAACTTAAGCCTATACGAAAGTATGTGGTGGTTCCGGGCTTGCCCGGAACAGTTATCACAGGTGCTGCATGGCTGTCGTCAGCTCGTGCCGTGAGGTGTCCGGTTAAGTCCGGTAACGAGCGCAACCCCTATCTTTAGTTGCCATCACTTCGGGTGGGCACTCTGAAGAGACTGCCAGCGACAAGCCGGAGGAAGGTGGGGACGACGTCAAGTCATCATGGCCCTTACGTCTTGGGCTACACACGTGCTACAATGGCTAGTACAATGGGTCGCAAACTCGCGAGGGTGAGCCAATCCCATCAAAGCTAGTCTCAGTTCAGATTGCAGGCTGCAACTCGCCTGCATGAAGTTGGAATCGCTAGTAATCGTGGATCAGCATTGCCACGGTGAATACGTTCCCGGGCCTTGCACACACCGCCCGTCACACCACGAAAGTCGGTTCTGCCCGAAGTAGCTGTGCTAACCTTCGGGAGGCAAGTTCCTAAGGTAGGGCTGGTAATTGGGGTGAAGTCGTAACAAGGTAGCCGTAGGGGAACCTGCGGCTGGATCACCTC encodes:
- the cysS gene encoding cysteine--tRNA ligase, with protein sequence MQKKPPRIKIYNSLSQKKEDLIPFEGDKIRMYVCGPTVYDSAHLGHARSAVSFDVIQRFLRYTGYDVLFARNYTDIDDKIITRSNQEGVSCDEISEKYIKEYREDMASIGVETPDVEPRVTEHLEQIIALIEKIMEKGFAYRSGNNVFFSVRKFPDYGKLSCRSLDHMLEGVRIDVNEEKEDPLDFALWKESKPGEPAWKSPWGDGRPGWHIECSVMSMEYLGTNFEIHGGGKDLIFPHHENEIAQSEAASGEPFAKYWLHNGLIRINKEKMSKSLGNFFTLSEATKRWSPEAIRLFFLSHHYQNPADFSEKSMHDSEAALERIYLALLRAAEAREAKGSDPALESSIRKFEEDFHSSMSDNFNTADVVGSLFDLIRSINRSLDSVGKTQSATLALEKIKEICGVLGVLSEEPAEYMEKRKSTANLSDIGPFEIEKLIEERNSAREEKNWKKADEIRDYLSSKGIVLEDRPGGTDWKAQRT
- a CDS encoding type II toxin-antitoxin system HicB family antitoxin; this encodes MVRYPALIDGEKGAYGVSFPDIPGVVAMGSTVDEALLNAEEALRGYVIETEKTGDELISPSLIEEVETPAGSALVSIPLVRLSGHSIRANFMLDEGVLAYIDGEARRRGMTRTKFVEWMTRRIAQMGG